In Eleginops maclovinus isolate JMC-PN-2008 ecotype Puerto Natales chromosome 19, JC_Emac_rtc_rv5, whole genome shotgun sequence, the sequence ATTATATGGACAGGACATCGTGACCTGCAtttactgctctctctctctctctctctctctctctctctctctctctcacacacacacacaaacctgatGGTGCAACAGCATTGGGCCTGCTCCACATgcctgctgctgactgactTGCCATCCCTGCAAATCCCTCcatttctgcctctctctgtctagGTTCTGACTGCTCTCcatcctcctgctctctctcctcatgctctctctcctccggcTCCtcatgctctctctcctccggctcctcctgctcttcctgctctctctcctcctgctctctctcctgttctctctcctccggctccacctgctctctctcctccggcACATCTCCCTCATTCTCTCTATTCCTCTTCCCGATAGGAACGAAAAAGGACCGCATGTCCTTATTCCGTTTCATGACTGGGTTCACAAAAAGTGATCGTTTAGTGGTTATTATCTTAATGGTTGGGGATAGATACAACAATAATGGGGAGTCGTGGTGACCAGGCATGAATTACAGTTGGTCTCAGACGGTATGATCATAGCAATGTGTTAGCCTGCTAAtcagacatacaaacacatattaaacTATACATTGCATGCATTAAAATACGTTTAGCATAACAGTCTAGTTTCCTGCACTATGCTACGCGACATCACAGCCACCAGACTGTAGTGTTTATCTCGGACTGCTCGTGAACAAGACCTAGGCTACCATTGCCCTAGATACCGGTATAATACGCTAAAAATAGACAATAGTTTGTTTACTCACTTAAATGGCTTCGCTAATTCTTACAAACATCACATCAGCAGCAATTTGGCGAAGTCTTAAGTTCTGACAAGGATATTCCCGTAACAGTAACACAGCCATAAGTGCCAAAACCGAATGCATTGCCACCACTCTGTTTAAATCGGCTTATTCATCGAGTACAGTAACTTTAAGAAATAAATTGTTTCCTCACCTCATCCGCGTTGTAATCCAACCCCATTCAAGTCCTGCGTGATAGTCCGACAAAGTTTTAGAAGAACTATTCAAGCTCAAGTCTGCAGATCCATCGATCGGCTTCTTGCAGCAGGAAGAACAGGCAGCGCGTGCCGTGCAGGGCCAGTGGCAGCAGCTCAGTCACAACTGGACAACTGACTCTCCTAGtcccttcctgtgtgtgttgcgCTTGGAATCCGTCAATGCACTTTGCAGACTCGTTCCGCTCTTCGCGCcagctgttaaaaaatatttttttatatgccTATCATTGGCTGCTCGGCACAGGGGCCATAGGGGGGGCCAGGACCAATTCTACAGGGGCCCTGGCCCACTCTGGCCCCTGTCTAAAAACGCCcatgcatactgatatacacctgaacatcagcaggagaggactctttaaagtagagacactacatactgatatacacctgaacatcagcaggagaggactctttaaagtagagacactacatactgatatacacctgaacatcagcaggagaggactctttaaagtagagactctacatactgatatacacctgaacatcagcaggagaggactctttaaagtagagactctacatactgatatacacctgaacatcagcaggagaggactctttaaagtagagacactacatactgatatacacctgaacatcagcaggagaggactctttaaagtagagactctacatactgatatacacctgaacatcagcaggagaggactctttaaagtagagacactacatactgatatacacctgaacatcagcaggagaggactctttaaagtagagactctacatactgatatacacctgaacatcagcaggagaggactctttaaaatagagactctacatgctgatatacacctgaacatcagcaggagaggactctttaaagtagagacactacatactgatatacacctgaacatcagcaggagaggactctttaaagtagagacgctacatactgatatacacctgaacatcagcaggagaggactctttaaagtagagactacatactgatatacacctgaacatcagcaggagaggactctttaaagtagagactctacatactgataaacacctgaacatcagcaggagaggactctttaaagtagagactctacatactgatatacacctgaacatcagcaggagaggactctttaaagtagagactctacatactgataaacacctgaacatcagcaggagaggactctttaaaggagagactctacatactgatatacacctgaacatcagcaggagaggactctttaaagtagagactctacatactgataaacacctgaacatcagcaggagaggactctttaaaggagagactctacatactgatatacacctgaacatcagcaggagaggactctttaaagtagagactctacatactgatatacacctgaacatcagcaggagaggactctttaaagtagagacactacatactgatatacacctgaacatcagcaggagaggactctttaaagtagagacactacatactgatatacacctgaacatcagcaggagaggactctttaaagtagagacactacatactgatatacacctgaacatcagcaggagaggactctttaaagtagagacactacatactgatatacacctgaacatcagcaggagaggactctttaaagtagagactctacatactgatatacacctgaacatcagcaggagaggactctttaaagtagagactctacatactgatatacacctgaacatcagcaggagaggactctttaaagtagagactctacatactgatatacacctgaacatcagcaggagaggactctttaaagtagagactctacatactgatataacCTGAACACTCTTTAAGAACTCTCCGTCTCCTAAACAGGtttccctctcatatctgagTCTCTTAATCAGCCCTTGCTCCGGGAACGTATTGTTTTATATCCCataattgttgtatttttggCAGCATTAGTAAACGATGACATGTTGCCTTAGTTTGACGTGCCGGGAAAGTTGTTACATTTACAGGATGAAGCAGAAGCTGACAAATGTTGCTCAAACACACGCTGCCTGCAGGCGCTGCTACACGACTGAGAGACTTAATTATAGTTTGTGTCGAGGTGTTGATGTATGCATTCCCGGAAACTGTACCTTTGTTGTGTGatgaaagtaactaagtacatttagtcaAGTGTCCCTCCTTTCAAAGCCTATGAATAATTCTACTTCACTCcatttaaagggaaatgtatttttacctCCTGTTTTAAAGCTTTCCTtactttgaatgtatttttactcaagttaaATATCCGAATACTTCTTCTaccaccgtgtgtgtgtgtgtgtgtgtgtgtgtgtgtgtgtgtgtgtgtgtgtgtgtgtgtgtgtgtgtgtgtgtgtgtgtgtgtgtgtgtattcgaGTTAATTGTGCGTATTCCTCCAGGGATTGGCTGATGCTTACTTTTACGCACGCCTATAGCACATGCAATGCATGCACACTCATAAAAAGGAGAGCAGCCAGTGGGAGTCTCTCGGTTGCAAACGGGGAAATGACAGGTATGCGGGATGCTGCGCTTCATCCAAGCAGAGCCGGCTGCGCGTATTTACGCACAGTGGCACGTCTTATCTCATCCAAAAAGCGTCCAATCCTTCCCGCGTTTATGCCCCTCATCGTGTCCGTCATGGTGCTGGTTCCAGCCTCAGCTCACCCTCAGTGTCTGGACTTCGCGCCACCTTTTAAACCTTTGTGGCACCTGGAGTTCTGCTCGCAGTACGAGCAGTTCGGCTGCTGCGACCAGAAGACGGACAACACCATCGCGGAAAGATACTGGGACATCATCGACCAGCTGGACACGAGGGGGGAAGAGCTGTGTCAGGACCTACTGAAGGAGGTCATGTGCCAGGTGAATACGTGTCTTTTATATTGGCGTATTAAAATGCCAACGTGTTTAACGGAAGATTAAAACGTTGCTCGGGGCTTTTACATTCAGTTTCATCCAAAACAGAATCTGTTTTTAGtctgctgtttttcttgttcttaaatctgatttaataaacattttaatttacaataATGCACGTTTAGTGTCAGGCATCATGCAACTTTGATTTACTTTCTATAACTCATCTTCTTTTGATCTATTTTCatacaaatctgaaataaaagtCTTGCAGAATTGAATTCAGAGTTGATTGTTTCAattttacaaacacatttaaataacccttataaataaacaactttattaagttcaattaaaatcttgatattagttatattacaaaaaatgtttcctGAAAGAAAAAGATCCATTGTTTATAATAATAGGAATAATAATCTTGACCAACATTTTAAGCAACTAATGTCAAAGTGTGGAAGATCTTGACATTAGTTGAATATAGCTATAAAATGTTcccaaatattataaatataaataaaataatattttatttatatttcttatttgattttatactattatgctgctgcaacacaaacatttccgagtctgggatcaataaagtcattcttatcttatcttaaacaGTGGCGTGCGTATTGGAGGGCAAAGGGGGCGCCCTATTTTCAAAACCAGATTTTTTCcagtaaaaccttttttttattggcgAGAAAAACCTGCTAACATCTGGTTTTGTGTTTAGTAGGAAATATTAAAATCAGTCCTCTGCTGGTTTTCCCAGTTTGAAAAAgctacacacacttttttttaaagggtcaCTCTATGCTTCAGCTTTACTGTGAAGTTCAATAGTCCTTGAAGCCAGCCAAGGTGTCCCTTTAATCTTCCTGTCTTGCCTCACTGCGTGATAATCATTAGTGTCTGGTGTCTTCTCCAGGAGTGCTCTCCGTACGCCGCCCACCTGTTCGACGCTGAGGACCCCTACACTCCCGTCAGAGAGTTGCCCGGCCTCTGCTCCGGGTTCTGCTACAAGTTCCACGACAAATGTCGCCACGTGGTGAAATATTTAACGGCGAACCGGCTGCTGCAGGACACGTCGGAGCGAGACGTGTCCACCTTCTGCAGCCTGGTAGACCTGTCGGACCAGGACTACTGCTACCCCAACGTGCTGCAGAGCTCCAACCTCAACAGCCACCTGGGCCGGGTGGCCGAGGACCCCCGGGGCTGTCTGCAGCTGTGCCTGACGGAGGTGGCCAACAACCTGAGGAACCCGGTGCTGATGCTGCACAGCGGAGACGGCACGCATCGCATGTTCATCGCAGAGCAGGTGGAGTTTAGAGAGGCTCTGTTCAGCTTTTTGAAGTTTTCAATATCGTTTTACGCCTGAAAACCTTCAAACTACATCTGGTTTATTTAACTCTTTACCTTTTAATATAGGCCTCTCCCTAgtcttatatactgtatatccaacGGGCTAAGTgaagggtgtccaaacttttttcaccgagggccacacacagaaagatatacggagagctgggccgcttatagaggtgaatatcgcctcaaaagttaaattataagttagcaaaactaATCcaatgtaggtgaataatgtgcaatacttggaaatgctttaaggaaaacacagcctacatcccctctgtctttggggtttcatttattttgttggcagctcactccttaaaacagaagcctcagactgCCTATAATAAGAGTAATGAAGATTCAATTTGAAGCTTTTTGATTTgttccaaaatgttttaaatttgaaatgaccaaatttatttgaaattgggctcattaacacatgaatactgtgtcaaatatattaacatatatatttgaggagtacaatataagacaagcaaaagtttaatttgtgggccatattccattatacttttagaatttgctgagggccgcatttggcccccggaccgtagtttggacacccctgggcTAAGTGAAGGTCACAGAGTCGGTCGTTAAGCATCTAACAAATTAAACAGGCATTGTGAAAGATATCACATTCCGCCTGAAGCGTCTTTGATTGTTATTACCAAGCTCATTAAGATGTTCCCCTCACAGGTGGGCTTCGTGTGGGTTTACCTGCGTGACGGCAGCCGGCTGGAGCAGCCCTTCCTGGATCTGAGCGGGGAGGTGATGACCACGCCCTGGCTGGGGGACGAGAGGGGCTTCCTGGGCATGGCCTTCCACCCGAAGTACAGAGACAACGGACGCTTCTTCATCTACTACTCCATCCAGGTGGAGAGCAAGCTGGAGAAAGTGAGGGTCAGCGAGATGAAGGCGTCCGCACACGATGTGAACATGGCAGATCCGTACTCCGAGAGGTACGCTGACAGTTTTTGGTtgatgatgaggaagatgcTCCGCTTATAATTACCCCATTGAAAGAAATATACAGACATCGTCTCCAGGGCTGAGCTGTGCATGAAGATGTTTGATATGTCACAACCAATTCCCCAAAGCATCAGCCCCTACGAGAAACCTAAAGGCCCACTTGAGAATCATAGCAACCTGTATTTATCTATCAAGACAATAGATATGACAGATAGTAAATCGTGATTGAATCGACTCTCAGGGTCATTCTGGAGATCGAAGAGCCGGCCGCAAACCACAACGGAGGCCAGCTGCTGTTCGGGCTCGACGGGTATCTGTACATCTTCACCGGAGACGGAGGGAAAGCCGGAGATCCGTTTGGGAAGTTTGGCAACGCCCAAAACAAGTAAGATCATCCAAAAACCgtaacttaaaggggccctattttgtgttttgagtcctctcctgctgatgttcaggtgtatatcagtatgtagcgtctctactttaaagagtcctctcctgctgatgttcaggtgtatatcagtatgtagtgtctctactttaaagagtcctctcctgctgatgttcaggtgtatatcagtatgtagagtctttactttaaagagtcctctcctgctgatgttcaggtgtatatcagtatgtagtgtctctactttaaagagtcccctcctgctgatgttcaggtgtatatcagtatgtagtgtctctactttaaagagtcctctcctgctgatgttcaggtgtatatcagtatgtagtgtctctactttaaagagtcctctcctgctgatgttcaggtgtatatcagtatgtagtgtctctactttaaagagtcctctcctgctgatgttcaggtgtatatcagtatgtagtgtctctactttaaagagtcctctcctgctgatgttcaggtgtatatcagtatgtagtgtctctactttaaagagtcctctcctgctgatgttcaggtgtatatcagtatgtagagtctctactttaaagagtcctctcctgctgatgttcaggtgtatatcagtatgtagtgtctctactttaaagagtcctctcctgctgatgttcaggtgtatatcagcatgtagtgtctctactttaaagagtcctctcctgctgatgttcaggtgtatatcagtatgtagagtctctactttaaagagtcctctcctgttgatgttcaggtgtaatCACTCTGTTGTGATGGGTTGATCCATAATCTACAAACCCAGTTGTaaatcctctctctcctccccagGACTGCTCTGCTGGGTAAAGTCCTGCGTATCGATGTAGACGACCGTGACCCCGGTGGTCTGCAGTACCGGATCCCCCCCGATAACCCCTTCCTCGGGGACCCCGCTGCCCGACCCGAGGTGTTTGCATACGGGGTCAGGAACATGTGGCGCTGCTCCGTGGACCGCGGAGACCCGGGTAACCTGCACGGCCGGGGGAGGATCTTCTGCGGAGACGTCGGCCAGAACCGATACGAAGAGATCGACATCATCGTGAAGGGAGGAAACTACGGATGGAGAGCCAAGGAGGGCTTTGAGTGCTACGACATGAAACTGTGTCAGAACTCCTCCTTAAGTGAGTGTTTtgggataaaaaataaattataaatgaacCTTTTAACCGGTTAagctttatttttacaataaactTCATAGATTTGGTGGTTTTACCTCTTAATGCATTAAATTGCTTACGTTTTTATATCATACACGTTTTTGGGTTAGTGTTTTAACTCTAAATCTTAACTGGATTAAAGATTTGAATCATGGGAAGTCTGGATCTTAAATAGCAGAGAAACAAGCTATAGCGGCTCACAACATTAGCATtgtaaaaacactgaatttgaACATGAAGATGATACATCTAATAGTTTCCCCCAGTTTTAATCACCATTGGTTTGTTTTAAGGTTTCTAGAGACATCCATACACAGTTCGTCTCACTGTAAAATCAGCCTGAGCATCTGGATCTCAAGTTAGTAGAGAagcaagctaagctaatgttagcgGCAGCCAAACATCTAGAAAACataagtttgttttattgttaaactgctttattcagtgtttttgagGGTTTGAATTGGAggatagagaggaggagaccTCTAAGGATGGTTCAGCTCATGGTGAAATCGTCCTGAATATCTGGATTTTAACATTTAAGAGAAACAAGGTCTGCTCCTGGACGTCGGTCTCCCGCCAAgctacataaaaaaacacagattttaacGAGAAACTGCTTTTTTTAAGGTTCAAACCActatttatatgtgtgtatatctATGTTAGAGAGGAGAAGACCTCTGCAGATAATTTGGCTCTTGTAAAACACctccaaactaaatattttcttATAGTTTTGATTAAGAGATCTCATCTACTTCCACCACCTGTTATTTTCATCACTTAAATCTAATTTTGGTTCTTCCGATTGAATTTCAatcatctctctctcctgaCAGATGACGTCCTGCCTATATTTGCGTACAGCCATCATGTCGGGAAGTCTGTGACGGGGGGGTATGTGTACAGAGGATGTGAATCACCCAATCTGAACGGCCTGTACTTCTTCGGAGACTTCATGAGTGGGTAAGACGAGTTGATCTCATCCCAAAAAGATAAGAAACAAGGTTTTCTGAAGACAGGGAACAGCTTGTTTGCtcagctgtttttaaagaatatgcATTTCTCAATGACGAGGACAGACCTACAGTGATCGCGTCTGTGCGGGGTAAACTGATTTCCAAAAGCGGGGGATGATATGGTGGCCCTGAAGGTCAAAACTAAATACATGTCACAAAAAATTCCCCAATAAATttgataaaacacaacaaaatcacacaaatacaCCCAAAACATAAAGAGTAAAACAACTAAACCAAaccttattatttttaaacactttttaagaAACTAGAataattttaaatgactaaattaaTCAAATTCAGTAGatttcaatatataaatgtagttAAACTAAACATTATTGTGCTGTATACAAATACAGTTATTTCCTTAAACCTCACAAAACCGCAGAAATTGAAATAGTGTACATTTTAGAGGATTAATATTAAGGGaatgctgaaaataaacacCTCTAAATCACATTTTGGCAGGTATTTCAGtgcttttctatatttttaacaGGCCTAAAAATAAACGTTAGGCTATCATAtcttaatatataaatgaaatacaaattatagatttttttccatatttttgaatgtattaaAAGGCCTAAAATGACCACTGTAAGCTCACTTCTCTATTACAAAATGCAGCTGCTATCCTCCAGCCCTCAAAGAACTTCCCTGGCTTCCTGTCTCCCATTTTAATTAAGATTTGCACAGAGTTATTCTATATCCAGATTACAGAGTTTAATaactgtatgtatttaaatgcCTTCCTCCAGGCGCATCATGGCGTTGGAGGAAGATAGGACGAGGGGCAgctggagggagaggagcgTTTGTATGGGGGAGACAAAGACCTGCTCGTTTCCAGGACTCATCAACCATCACCACAAGTTCATCATCTCCTTCGCTGAAGACGAAGCCGGTAACGCTCACTCTCAGAGAAGgaaggagtactcagatctatAGCTGAGAAAGTATAATTACCACGGTTTGAGGAAGCTTCTTTACAAGTCAAATGTGAATTAATATGAGTAGAATATTTAGTATTTAACTCTCCAAAATGAAGTGAAAGTATGTGGTATTTAGGTTAAATATCTATcagtaaatgcactttgttaCACTCCACATGAGAGAATGAAATATTACTCATatgtttttcctcctgttttgGTTTCAGGGGAACTGTATTTTCTGGCCACAGCGTACCCCAGCGCCACGTCTCCGTATGGGACCGTGTTCAAATTCATGGACCCCTCCAGGTGACGCATGTGATTTCaattgaaaacatttgtgttgtatATTATTATACGTGGTGTATTTTACATCTTCCAGTGCACATTtacatcaaattaaatgtatttttagtgaCTTTTAAAGACAAAGTGTCCATGTTTTGCCCCCACATTAGAAGCATTAATGCCATGAAGTCAAGAAATCAGGATAAAATGCAGGGTTTCGTACGTTTTGCGAAGGTGTAATGATTGTTTTAGAGCTATTTTTTCCCTTGATATGAAACAGTAATCACCAGGTTTGAAGCCTTTTGTATTTTCCCCACTATGATACCCATATCCTTTTCAATGTGTgtcaaaagtgtgttttgtgcagAAAAAACATTCGTAATTTatggcttttttaaatgaaatttgACTAATGTTCCACTGTCAACTATTTCATTGACATTAGATGTTATATTCTTCAGTTTTACAGGTACATCATGTACTTATTCGAGTCTCTCTTacattaattaatatttaaatgtatatttttgtaggAGAGCGCCTCCGGGGAAATGTAAGCAGAAGCCGCTGCCGGTCAAAGTGAGAGGGAAAAAGATCCCCTTCGTGCCTCGGGAGCGTAAGTCACCTCAGATTCCCTTCAAGTTTTATCACTTATGCCTCTCCTGGGacgtgtctccatgctctgcgtctctcctgggacatgtctccatgctctgtgtctctactgggacatgtctccatgctctgtgtttctcctgtgacatgtctccatgctctgtgtctctactgggacatgtctccatgctctgtgtttctcctgtgacatgtctccatgctctgtgtctctcctgggacatgtctccatgctctgtgtctctcctgggacatgtctccatgctctgtgtctctcctgggacatgtctccatgctctgtgtctctcctgggacatgtctccatgctctgtgtctctcctgggatgtgtctccatgctctgtgtctctactgggacatgtctccatgctctgtgtctcttctGGGacgtgtctccatgctctgtgtctactgggacatgtctccatgctctgtgtctctactgggacatatctccatgctctgtgtctctcctgggacatgtcttcgTGCTCTGCGTCTCTACtaggacatgtctccatgctctgtgtctctcctgggacgcgtctccatgctctgtgtctctactgggacatgtctccatgctctgtgtctctcctgggacatgtctccatgctctgtgtctctcctgggacatgtctccatgctctgtgtctctcctgggacatgtctccatgctctgtgtctctcctgggacatctccatgctctgtgtctctcctgtgacatgtctccatgatctgcgtctctcctgggacacgTCTCCATgatctgtgtctctactgggacgtgtctccatgctctgtgtctctcctgggacatgtctccatgctctgcgtctctactgggacatgtctccatgctctgcgtctctactgggacatgtctccatgctctgtgtctctcctgggacatgtctccatgctctgtgtctctcctgggacgtgtctccatgctctgtgtctctcctgggacatgtctccatgctctgtgtctctcctgggacgtgtctccatgctttaatgttcagaaagctctttatgtttctcatactgcctgtgctgcagctcctcttttcaccctctgtctgaaaccagagcccagtctgctctgattggttagctggccagctctgttgtgattggtcaaccgcttagagatgtcccgcctcttagcctgtcacgtacaatgtgttggagcactagccaataggagcatgAGTGtgccatagtgatgtcactatgttccggaagtaaacaaaggagacaactgaggcgtttcaggcggagtgtgtgggaggtaaaagtaaaaaaaatggagattattaaaaataaaccaaagtaGTAACGGAGCAGAAATACAAAGATGCAcgcaaaggaaaggaaatgaaatacCTGACCTTTGTGCTTGTGTATAtatgaagtaaatgtacttttctctACTGGTGATGATTTCGGACTGACGACAGGCTCCAGAACTCctcacaaatgcatgttcctttctctctttctataAACACATCATGGTTTACAAACAGCTCAGCAAACATGCGGTTCCTTTACTTCTAAAAATCTGTTCTGGCTGAGATCAACCGAGTCCACCCTCTCATAAAGTCTCTAAAAACAACAGCTCCAGAAACACGACTGCATGTTTGAGAtgtctttcctctttttcctcttttattttaagcATGTTTGATGTAAAACGGGAGCAGCATTTTCTAGTTTTTATACACAACCTCAACGCCATTTTACCATTTGGCCGTGTGCAGACATTAAAAATAACCATGTACTGCTGAGTCGACAAgaacagatttattttactaCTTAAAACCTCTAACATCAATGTAATTTACTTAATTATaagctgtgtgtgagcagttTATATTTAGCACACCTTGATTGAACTGTTCGCTAAAAGATCCAGATGGGGAAGAAGTACTTAGGTCCTTCACttaaattagattagattttatttgtgaatttatgaaatacttttctttttcaatttattcaatcatttgtttatctGATAATGACTGTATTTAtgacagtgacatcactatgtaacactcacactcctattggctagtgctccaacacatggtacgtgataggctaaggggcgggacatttctaagcaggttgaccaatcagagcagactgggctctggtttcagacagagggtgaaaagaggaactgcagcacaggcagtatgagaaacataaagagactctacatactgatatacacctgaacatcagcaggagaggactctttaaagtagagactctacatactgatatacacctgaacatcagcaggagaggactctttaaagtagagactgatatacacctgaacatcagcaggagaggactctttaaagtagagactctacatactgatatacacctgaacatcagcaggagaggactctttaaagtagagacactacatactgatatacacctgaacatcagcaggagaggactctttaaagtagagactctacatactgatatacacctgaacatcagcaggagaggactctttaaagtagagacactacatactgatatacacctgaacatcagcaggagaggactctttaaagtagagacactacatactgatatacacctgaacatcagcaggagaggactctttaaagtagagactctacatactgatatacacctgaacatcagcaggagaggactctttaaagtagagacactacatactgatatacacc encodes:
- the hhipl2 gene encoding HHIP-like protein 2; the encoded protein is MLTFTHAYSTCNACTLIKRRAASGSLSVANGEMTGMRDAALHPSRAGCAYLRTVARLISSKKRPILPAFMPLIVSVMVLVPASAHPQCLDFAPPFKPLWHLEFCSQYEQFGCCDQKTDNTIAERYWDIIDQLDTRGEELCQDLLKEVMCQECSPYAAHLFDAEDPYTPVRELPGLCSGFCYKFHDKCRHVVKYLTANRLLQDTSERDVSTFCSLVDLSDQDYCYPNVLQSSNLNSHLGRVAEDPRGCLQLCLTEVANNLRNPVLMLHSGDGTHRMFIAEQVGFVWVYLRDGSRLEQPFLDLSGEVMTTPWLGDERGFLGMAFHPKYRDNGRFFIYYSIQVESKLEKVRVSEMKASAHDVNMADPYSERVILEIEEPAANHNGGQLLFGLDGYLYIFTGDGGKAGDPFGKFGNAQNKTALLGKVLRIDVDDRDPGGLQYRIPPDNPFLGDPAARPEVFAYGVRNMWRCSVDRGDPGNLHGRGRIFCGDVGQNRYEEIDIIVKGGNYGWRAKEGFECYDMKLCQNSSLNDVLPIFAYSHHVGKSVTGGYVYRGCESPNLNGLYFFGDFMSGRIMALEEDRTRGSWRERSVCMGETKTCSFPGLINHHHKFIISFAEDEAGELYFLATAYPSATSPYGTVFKFMDPSRRAPPGKCKQKPLPVKVRGKKIPFVPRELTVLDTNEKPTRPPPRKFKLTAKPAATRSLITPQRQRLPPQRPHRPHRPHRAHRARREAQMENP